A window from Hemicordylus capensis ecotype Gifberg chromosome 2, rHemCap1.1.pri, whole genome shotgun sequence encodes these proteins:
- the XPA gene encoding DNA repair protein complementing XP-A cells isoform X1: MEAKPAAAGETPALSAAMKAKIERNRQRALMLRQARLATRPYPSAGEGSSKVKAPPKIIDTGAGFFLEEEEEEEHTVEKIVHPPGPVLECDYLICGECGKEFMDSYLMNHFDLATCDNCRDVEDKHKLITRTEAKQEYLLKDCDFDKREPVLRFILKKNPHNPRWGDMKLYLKVQVIQRSLEIWGSEEALEEAKESRQDNREKMKQKKFDKKVKELRRAVRSSVWKKDTSMHQHEYGAEVEMEDDLYKKTCNTCGHELIYEKM, encoded by the exons ATGGAAGCgaaacctgctgctgctggggagacACCTGCCCTCTCTGCAGCCATGAAGGCAAAGATTGAGCGGAACCGTCAGCGAGCCCTGATGCTGAGGCAGGCTAGGCTGGCTACTAGACCCTACCCTTCTGCTGGTGAAG GCAGCTCTAAAGTTAAAGCACCTCCAAAAATAATAGATACGGGGGCAGGATTttttctggaggaggaggaggaggaagaacacaCAGTTGAAAAAATTGTGCATCCCCCCG GGCCTGTATTAGAATGTGATTACCTTATTTGTGGAGAATGTGGTAAGGAATTCATGGACTCTTACCTCATGAACCACTTTGATCTAGCAACATGCGATAATTGCAG AGATGTTGAAGATAAGCATAAGCTCATAACAAGGACTGAAGCAAAGCAAGAGTACCTTCTGAAAGACTGTGATTTTGACAAGAGAGAACCTGtgctcagatttattttgaagaaAAACCCTCATAATCCACGGTGGGGTGACATGAAACTTTACTTAAAAGTACAG GTAATACAGCGCTCTCTTGAAATTTGGGGTAGTGAAGAAGCATTAGAAGAAGCTAAGGAAAGCCGTCAAGACAACAGAGAGAAGATGAAGCAGAAAAAGTTTGATAAAAAAGTCAAAG AACTACGCCGTGCTGTACGGAGCAGTGTATGGAAAAAAGACACAAGTATGCATCAACATGAATACGGAGCTGAAGTAGAAATGGAAGATGACCTGTACAAAAAGACTTGTAACACATGTGGTCATGAATTAATATATGAAAAAATGTAG
- the XPA gene encoding DNA repair protein complementing XP-A cells isoform X2: MEAKPAAAGETPALSAAMKAKIERNRQRALMLRQARLATRPYPSAGSSKVKAPPKIIDTGAGFFLEEEEEEEHTVEKIVHPPGPVLECDYLICGECGKEFMDSYLMNHFDLATCDNCRDVEDKHKLITRTEAKQEYLLKDCDFDKREPVLRFILKKNPHNPRWGDMKLYLKVQVIQRSLEIWGSEEALEEAKESRQDNREKMKQKKFDKKVKELRRAVRSSVWKKDTSMHQHEYGAEVEMEDDLYKKTCNTCGHELIYEKM, translated from the exons ATGGAAGCgaaacctgctgctgctggggagacACCTGCCCTCTCTGCAGCCATGAAGGCAAAGATTGAGCGGAACCGTCAGCGAGCCCTGATGCTGAGGCAGGCTAGGCTGGCTACTAGACCCTACCCTTCTGCTG GCAGCTCTAAAGTTAAAGCACCTCCAAAAATAATAGATACGGGGGCAGGATTttttctggaggaggaggaggaggaagaacacaCAGTTGAAAAAATTGTGCATCCCCCCG GGCCTGTATTAGAATGTGATTACCTTATTTGTGGAGAATGTGGTAAGGAATTCATGGACTCTTACCTCATGAACCACTTTGATCTAGCAACATGCGATAATTGCAG AGATGTTGAAGATAAGCATAAGCTCATAACAAGGACTGAAGCAAAGCAAGAGTACCTTCTGAAAGACTGTGATTTTGACAAGAGAGAACCTGtgctcagatttattttgaagaaAAACCCTCATAATCCACGGTGGGGTGACATGAAACTTTACTTAAAAGTACAG GTAATACAGCGCTCTCTTGAAATTTGGGGTAGTGAAGAAGCATTAGAAGAAGCTAAGGAAAGCCGTCAAGACAACAGAGAGAAGATGAAGCAGAAAAAGTTTGATAAAAAAGTCAAAG AACTACGCCGTGCTGTACGGAGCAGTGTATGGAAAAAAGACACAAGTATGCATCAACATGAATACGGAGCTGAAGTAGAAATGGAAGATGACCTGTACAAAAAGACTTGTAACACATGTGGTCATGAATTAATATATGAAAAAATGTAG